In a single window of the Danio aesculapii chromosome 20, fDanAes4.1, whole genome shotgun sequence genome:
- the ttr gene encoding transthyretin, whose translation MAKAVICVLLASLFTLCRSVPVAFHGGSDAHCPLTVKILDAVKGTPAGNIALDLFRQDQGGTWEKIASGKVDMTGEVHNLITEQEFTPGVYRVEFDTLTYWKAEGRTPFHQLADVVFEAHAEGHRHYTLALLLSPFSYTTTAVVVKAHD comes from the exons ATGGCGAAAGCAGTGATTTGTGTGCTTCTCGCATCTCTGTTTACCCTCTGTAGATCTGTTCCAGTG GCTTTTCATGGTGGCTCAGATGCTCACTGTCCTCTGACGGTGAAAATCCTGGACGCTGTTAAAGGGACGCCTGCTGGAAATATAGCTCTGGATCTGTTTCGTCAAGATCAAGGTGGGACATGGGAAAAGATTGCCAGTGG GAAAGTGGACATGACTGGTGAAGTGCACAACTTGATCACGGAGCAGGAGTTCACTCCTGGTGTGTATCGGGTGGAGTTTGACACTTTAACCTACTGGAAGGCGGAGGGTCGCACACCTTTCCACCAGCTGGCCGAT gtggtgtttgaggctcatgcAGAGGGACATCGTCATTACACACTGGCTCTCCTTCTGAGCCCTTTCTCATACACCACGACGGCTGTGGTCGTCAAGGCACATGACTGA